One window of the Rhizobiaceae bacterium genome contains the following:
- a CDS encoding ABC transporter ATP-binding protein, translated as MTPAAAPTVPADAGKGAAEAIHIENLHKKFGQLHVLKGISFSARDGEVVAIIGGSGSGKSTLLRCINCLENPTSGLIRVNGEEIRLKPDGHGNSVPADRRQIERIRSRLGMVFQSFNLWSHMTLIENIIEVPVHVLGVKRTEAIANAEKLLARVGLAEKRDVYPAFLSGGQQQRGAIARALAIQPRVMLFDEPTSALDPELVGEVLKVIADLAAEGRTMVLVTHEMKFARQVATHVVYLHNGLVEEEGPPERIFGDPKSERLRQFLRNMH; from the coding sequence ATGACGCCGGCCGCCGCGCCGACCGTCCCTGCGGACGCCGGAAAAGGCGCGGCGGAAGCCATCCATATCGAGAACCTGCACAAGAAATTCGGCCAGCTTCACGTTCTGAAAGGCATCTCGTTCTCCGCCAGGGACGGCGAGGTGGTCGCAATCATCGGCGGCAGCGGTTCCGGCAAGTCGACTCTCCTGCGTTGCATCAACTGTCTCGAGAACCCGACCAGCGGACTGATCCGGGTCAACGGCGAGGAGATCCGCCTCAAGCCGGACGGCCACGGCAACAGCGTGCCGGCCGACCGGCGGCAGATCGAGCGAATCCGTTCGCGGCTCGGCATGGTGTTTCAGAGCTTCAATCTCTGGAGCCACATGACGCTGATCGAGAACATCATCGAGGTGCCGGTGCATGTGCTGGGCGTGAAGCGGACGGAGGCGATCGCCAACGCCGAAAAGCTGCTGGCGCGCGTCGGACTTGCGGAGAAGCGGGACGTCTACCCGGCCTTTCTTTCCGGCGGCCAGCAGCAGCGCGGCGCCATCGCGCGGGCGCTCGCCATCCAGCCGCGCGTCATGCTGTTCGACGAGCCGACCTCGGCGCTCGATCCGGAGCTTGTGGGCGAGGTTCTGAAGGTCATCGCCGATCTCGCAGCGGAAGGGCGCACCATGGTGCTCGTCACCCATGAGATGAAGTTCGCGCGGCAGGTGGCGACGCATGTCGTCTATCTTCACAATGGTCTGGTCGAGGAAGAAGGCCCTCCGGAGCGTATCTTCGGCGATCCGAAATCGGAGCGCCTCAGGCAGTTCCTGCGCAACATGCACTGA
- a CDS encoding arginine deiminase family protein has product MAAPLRRVLMRAARGAMKGADAARWHYGAGFDPGRATEQHDGLAGLVAASGAEILWLDDIEDGLADSVFTHDPSLMTDFGAIILRMGKPLRAPEPALHEAAYARLGIPILGRIEASGQVEGGDCVWVDGSTLAVGRGVRTNQEGIQQLANILGAKGVTVYGFDLPLWHGEEACLHLMSVISPLADDLALVHAPLLPAAFYQMLKARGIRLVAGDADEFFASNGLSLNVLPTAPHDIIAVAGFPKTKAAMEAAGCMVSTFAADALCIACEGGPTCLTRPVLRGE; this is encoded by the coding sequence ATGGCTGCGCCCTTGCGCCGCGTCCTGATGCGGGCGGCGCGCGGCGCGATGAAGGGAGCCGACGCGGCGCGCTGGCACTACGGCGCCGGCTTCGACCCCGGCCGCGCGACGGAACAGCATGACGGCCTCGCCGGTCTTGTCGCGGCAAGCGGCGCGGAAATCCTCTGGCTGGACGATATCGAGGACGGGCTGGCGGATTCGGTATTCACCCACGACCCCTCGCTGATGACGGATTTCGGCGCGATCATCCTGCGCATGGGCAAGCCGCTGCGCGCGCCGGAGCCGGCCTTGCACGAGGCCGCATATGCCCGCCTCGGCATCCCGATCCTAGGGCGCATCGAGGCGTCGGGTCAGGTCGAGGGCGGCGACTGCGTCTGGGTGGACGGCAGCACCCTCGCGGTGGGCCGCGGCGTGCGCACCAATCAGGAAGGCATCCAGCAGCTCGCCAACATTCTGGGCGCGAAGGGCGTCACGGTCTACGGCTTCGACCTGCCGCTCTGGCATGGAGAGGAGGCCTGCCTGCATCTCATGTCGGTCATCAGCCCGCTGGCCGACGATCTGGCGCTGGTCCATGCGCCGCTCCTGCCGGCTGCCTTTTACCAGATGCTCAAAGCGCGCGGCATAAGGCTGGTCGCGGGCGACGCCGATGAGTTCTTCGCCTCGAACGGGCTCAGCCTGAATGTCCTCCCGACGGCGCCGCACGATATCATCGCGGTCGCCGGCTTCCCGAAGACGAAGGCCGCGATGGAAGCCGCCGGCTGCATGGTGAGCACCTTTGCAGCGGACGCGCTTTGCATCGCCTGCGAAGGCGGCCCCACCTGCCTGACGCGACCGGTGCTGAGAGGGGAATGA
- a CDS encoding 5-guanidino-2-oxopentanoate decarboxylase: protein MTTVGESLIRLLEANGVEIVFGIPGVHTIELYRGLAASTIRHVTPRHEQGAGFMADGYARVSGKPGVAFVITGPGLTNTITAMAQARADSIPMVVISGVNVLATLGKGLGYLHELPDQRGLIQKVALSSTRVERPEQLADAINEAFARLAVGRPGPIHIEIPLDVMGRPAAPLPEPRAWRDDLRMVEAPILEAARRAANADRPLILAGGGAKRAEAELISFAELLDAPVVTTANGRGLLHRHPLAVPASPSLPAVRRLMAESDLVVAVGTEFGPTDYDMYADGGFVLPPRLVRIDIDDGQLRRRPATVAIEADAARALAAVAGAIRESVRKPLAERADGRARAEAARSAARGELEPYMHAQLEAVEAIRDTLPGAIIVGDSTQPVYAANLYYDHDLPGGWFSAATGFGALGYGPPAAIGAALARPGNPVVCLTGDGGFQFTLSELGTARDANTPVIFVVWNNMGYREIELSMRGASVEPVGVSPVPPDFCAVAAAYGLPSERVSSLGKLPEALRRARATRLPFVIELDVS, encoded by the coding sequence ATGACGACCGTCGGCGAGTCCCTCATCCGCCTGCTCGAAGCGAATGGCGTCGAGATCGTCTTCGGCATTCCGGGCGTTCACACGATCGAGCTTTATCGCGGCCTTGCCGCCTCGACGATCCGTCACGTCACGCCGCGCCATGAGCAGGGGGCGGGGTTCATGGCCGACGGCTATGCGCGTGTTTCAGGCAAGCCCGGCGTCGCCTTCGTCATCACCGGGCCGGGCCTCACCAACACGATCACGGCGATGGCGCAGGCGCGCGCCGATTCCATCCCGATGGTCGTGATCTCGGGCGTCAACGTGCTGGCGACGCTGGGCAAGGGCCTCGGCTATCTTCACGAGCTGCCGGACCAGCGCGGCCTCATCCAGAAGGTGGCGCTTTCCTCGACGCGGGTCGAACGGCCGGAACAGCTTGCGGACGCGATAAACGAAGCCTTCGCCCGCCTCGCCGTCGGACGTCCGGGTCCGATCCACATCGAAATCCCGCTGGATGTCATGGGCAGGCCGGCCGCGCCCCTGCCGGAGCCTCGCGCCTGGCGCGACGATTTGAGGATGGTGGAGGCCCCGATCCTCGAGGCGGCGCGACGCGCCGCCAATGCCGACCGTCCTCTGATCCTGGCCGGCGGCGGCGCGAAGCGCGCCGAGGCGGAGTTGATATCCTTTGCGGAACTGCTCGACGCGCCGGTCGTGACCACCGCCAACGGGCGCGGCCTTCTGCACCGTCATCCTCTTGCCGTTCCGGCCAGCCCGAGCCTGCCCGCCGTGCGCCGGCTGATGGCGGAATCGGATCTGGTCGTCGCCGTCGGCACCGAGTTCGGCCCCACCGACTATGACATGTACGCCGATGGCGGCTTCGTGCTGCCGCCCCGACTGGTGCGCATCGACATCGATGACGGCCAGCTTCGCCGCCGTCCGGCGACGGTTGCGATCGAGGCGGACGCGGCCCGCGCGCTTGCGGCCGTCGCCGGAGCGATACGCGAAAGCGTGCGCAAGCCGCTGGCCGAGCGGGCCGATGGAAGGGCGCGCGCCGAAGCCGCACGCTCGGCCGCGCGCGGCGAACTGGAACCCTATATGCACGCGCAGCTCGAGGCGGTGGAGGCGATCCGCGACACGCTGCCGGGAGCGATCATCGTGGGAGACTCGACGCAGCCCGTCTATGCCGCGAACCTCTATTACGATCACGACCTGCCCGGCGGCTGGTTCAGCGCCGCCACCGGCTTCGGTGCGCTGGGCTATGGACCGCCGGCGGCGATCGGGGCGGCGCTCGCCCGGCCCGGCAATCCGGTCGTATGCCTGACGGGCGACGGCGGCTTCCAGTTCACCCTGTCCGAACTTGGCACCGCGCGGGACGCCAATACGCCCGTGATCTTCGTCGTCTGGAACAATATGGGCTATCGCGAGATAGAACTCAGCATGCGCGGAGCGTCGGTGGAACCGGTGGGCGTGTCGCCCGTCCCGCCGGACTTCTGCGCGGTCGCCGCCGCCTACGGCCTGCCCTCGGAGCGTGTGTCGAGCCTTGGGAAGCTGCCGGAAGCGTTGCGCCGGGCGCGCGCCACGCGGCTGCCATTCGTCATCGAGCTGGATGTGAGCTGA
- a CDS encoding DCC1-like thiol-disulfide oxidoreductase family protein, producing MQADTRRTDLTGLLPPELAGRNLIVFDGVCVFCSGFATMVARLDRADRFRFATAQSPLGEALFRRHGLPTEVYETNLVVTDGVGYMRMESLIATADALGWPWRALRLLKLLPEPLRDWLYRCVARNRYALFGRRDNCDIPDRRLRDRLIG from the coding sequence ATGCAGGCTGACACCCGCCGGACGGATTTGACTGGACTGCTGCCGCCGGAACTCGCCGGCCGCAACCTGATCGTCTTTGACGGCGTATGCGTGTTCTGCTCCGGCTTCGCCACCATGGTCGCGCGGCTCGACCGCGCCGACCGCTTCCGTTTCGCCACGGCGCAATCGCCGCTCGGCGAAGCGCTGTTCCGCCGCCACGGCCTGCCGACGGAGGTCTACGAGACCAATCTCGTCGTCACCGATGGCGTCGGCTACATGAGGATGGAGAGCCTGATCGCGACGGCGGATGCGCTCGGCTGGCCGTGGCGCGCCTTGCGTCTGCTGAAGCTCCTGCCGGAGCCGCTGCGCGATTGGCTCTACCGATGCGTCGCCCGCAACCGCTACGCATTGTTCGGTCGGCGCGACAACTGCGACATCCCCGATCGCCGCCTGCGGGATCGCCTGATTGGCTAG
- a CDS encoding DUF4166 domain-containing protein — protein MARIVVLGGYGVFGGRLARRLVSETDAEIVVAGRSLVKAKAFCRTNGGAPFKLDRDGDLCEALIPLHPDIVIDAAGPFQSYGEDPYCVARAAIAAGAHYLDLADDTAFVTGIGALDGVAKQAGVCVISGASSVPAVSAAALDELTAGMESVALVESVILPGNRAPRGLSVVRSIVGQAGRPLRAWRGGRWMEEPAWDEVSRFDLTVWGAAPVRTRLASPIGVPDLVLFPERYRARSVRFLAGLELKLMHLGLKALAWPVRLGLVSSLLPLSRTLKWVADRLERSGSDRGGMLVRAIGHLPDGNTVERRWTLVAEEGDGPEVPPTPAFLICRRLLDDMVTRSAHEQGDIATSASARDRQAPSACDAASGSGKAVGLPEGAYPAVGILSLQEVEAGLAPFAIRFGREEHPAVPMLEQVLGKEARTMPAAWRRLADIHDRDHFTGEATVTRGEGLLSRLIGLALGFPAASERCEVEVTKERTAHGERWTRRFDGRPFRSYLSRRPGDGKGILRERFGPLSFVIRLHVADDRVEWPIVSWRFLGLPIPVTLAPKSQTAEFVDEDGRFRFDVAISVPLVGPVVRYRGWLAPI, from the coding sequence TTGGCTAGGATCGTCGTCCTCGGCGGCTACGGCGTCTTTGGCGGACGTCTGGCGCGCCGGCTCGTCTCGGAAACGGATGCGGAAATCGTCGTGGCCGGACGCTCGCTCGTCAAGGCCAAGGCTTTCTGCCGAACAAATGGGGGCGCTCCCTTCAAGCTCGATCGAGACGGCGACCTGTGCGAGGCCCTGATCCCTTTGCATCCCGACATCGTCATTGACGCAGCCGGGCCTTTCCAGTCCTACGGCGAGGATCCGTATTGCGTGGCACGCGCCGCCATCGCCGCAGGCGCGCATTATCTCGACCTCGCCGACGACACTGCCTTCGTGACGGGTATCGGCGCGCTCGACGGGGTGGCGAAACAGGCCGGCGTCTGCGTCATTTCCGGCGCCAGCAGCGTACCCGCCGTCTCCGCCGCCGCGCTCGACGAACTGACCGCAGGCATGGAAAGCGTGGCGCTGGTCGAAAGCGTCATCCTGCCCGGCAACCGTGCTCCGCGCGGCCTTTCCGTCGTCCGGTCCATTGTCGGGCAGGCCGGGCGGCCGCTGCGTGCCTGGCGCGGTGGACGATGGATGGAAGAGCCGGCATGGGACGAGGTTTCCCGGTTCGATCTGACTGTCTGGGGGGCAGCGCCGGTGCGGACGCGCCTCGCCAGCCCGATCGGTGTTCCGGATCTTGTTCTCTTCCCAGAACGTTATCGCGCCCGGTCCGTGCGCTTTCTGGCCGGTCTCGAACTAAAGCTGATGCATCTTGGCCTCAAGGCGCTGGCATGGCCGGTGCGCCTCGGTCTGGTCTCTTCCCTGCTGCCCTTGTCGCGCACTCTCAAATGGGTTGCCGACCGGCTCGAGCGCTCCGGCTCCGATCGCGGCGGCATGCTCGTCCGCGCCATCGGACACCTGCCGGACGGCAACACGGTCGAGCGCCGCTGGACACTCGTCGCCGAAGAGGGTGATGGACCGGAAGTTCCGCCGACTCCGGCCTTTCTGATCTGTCGGCGATTGCTGGACGACATGGTCACGCGCTCTGCCCACGAGCAGGGGGATATCGCAACGTCCGCGTCAGCCCGGGACAGGCAGGCGCCGTCCGCGTGCGATGCGGCCTCTGGCTCCGGAAAGGCTGTCGGGCTTCCGGAAGGCGCCTATCCTGCGGTCGGAATCCTTTCGCTCCAGGAAGTGGAAGCCGGTCTTGCGCCCTTTGCGATTCGCTTCGGCCGCGAGGAACATCCGGCGGTGCCTATGCTTGAGCAGGTGCTCGGCAAGGAAGCCAGAACGATGCCCGCAGCCTGGCGACGGCTGGCCGACATCCACGACCGCGATCATTTCACCGGCGAGGCCACGGTGACACGCGGCGAGGGTTTGCTGTCGCGCCTTATCGGACTTGCACTGGGCTTTCCGGCGGCCTCCGAACGCTGCGAGGTCGAGGTGACGAAGGAAAGGACCGCGCATGGCGAACGCTGGACGCGCCGCTTCGACGGCAGGCCGTTTCGCTCGTATCTGTCCCGCAGGCCCGGCGACGGCAAGGGCATTCTACGGGAACGTTTCGGGCCGCTTTCCTTCGTCATACGCCTGCATGTTGCCGACGACCGCGTCGAGTGGCCGATCGTGTCGTGGCGCTTCCTCGGGCTGCCGATACCGGTGACGCTGGCGCCCAAAAGCCAGACGGCGGAATTCGTGGACGAGGATGGCCGTTTCCGCTTCGACGTCGCCATATCGGTGCCTCTGGTGGGACCTGTCGTGCGCTATCGCGGCTGGCTCGCGCCGATCTGA
- a CDS encoding trypsin-like serine protease: MRKIATVAFGTLLAVTGGAFAEGISDGKAGTRAEAAHNAEAAARLKPAKSAGGIKADRAASRDAVTDPAAAARAYTFVGRSADGKTVTVAPGEEVVKALTGEKAASSERAPLGKGAGIEPEGEDASRAVLGKDERIQVNNTTRYPFSAVGYLEMVDDKGGAFSCTASLIGPSTIITAAHCLYDHEHDGDPWRDKFTFWPALAGEQSVPFAGVEYDTAYVAQGFIDNYGGNYDTVWPYDLGVITLKEPVGDTVGWLGYWHYADLGDFTANIIGYPYDKTAFTMWRTACDVRSEDVGDYDLVFTCDISDGMQGAPIYVYDENAKSRVLVGVSIGDLGDKNWGLRLYQALFEWVGSINK, encoded by the coding sequence ATGAGGAAGATCGCAACGGTTGCATTCGGTACGCTGCTGGCAGTGACGGGCGGTGCGTTCGCGGAAGGGATTTCGGACGGCAAGGCCGGGACGCGGGCTGAAGCGGCCCACAATGCGGAGGCAGCGGCGAGGCTGAAGCCGGCAAAATCGGCCGGCGGCATCAAGGCCGACCGTGCCGCTTCACGCGACGCCGTCACCGATCCGGCGGCAGCCGCCCGGGCTTACACCTTCGTCGGCCGCTCCGCCGACGGCAAGACGGTCACTGTCGCGCCAGGCGAAGAAGTGGTGAAGGCGTTGACCGGAGAGAAGGCGGCTTCTTCTGAACGGGCGCCGCTCGGCAAGGGCGCGGGCATCGAGCCGGAAGGCGAAGACGCGTCCCGCGCCGTGCTCGGCAAGGATGAGCGCATCCAGGTCAACAACACGACGCGCTATCCGTTCTCGGCCGTCGGCTATCTCGAAATGGTCGACGACAAGGGCGGCGCCTTCAGCTGTACCGCATCGCTGATCGGACCCAGCACCATCATCACCGCCGCCCACTGCCTTTACGACCACGAACACGATGGCGATCCGTGGCGCGACAAGTTCACTTTCTGGCCGGCTCTGGCCGGCGAGCAGTCGGTGCCCTTCGCCGGCGTGGAATACGACACCGCTTATGTCGCGCAGGGCTTCATCGACAATTACGGCGGCAATTACGATACCGTCTGGCCCTATGATCTGGGTGTCATCACGCTGAAGGAGCCGGTCGGAGACACGGTGGGCTGGCTCGGCTACTGGCACTATGCCGATCTCGGCGACTTCACGGCCAACATCATCGGCTACCCCTACGACAAGACCGCCTTCACCATGTGGCGGACAGCCTGCGACGTGCGTTCCGAGGATGTCGGCGACTACGACCTCGTCTTCACCTGCGACATCAGCGACGGCATGCAGGGCGCGCCGATCTATGTCTATGACGAGAACGCGAAGTCACGCGTCCTCGTCGGCGTCAGTATCGGCGATCTCGGCGACAAGAACTGGGGTCTGAGGCTCTATCAGGCCCTGTTCGAATGGGTCGGAAGTATCAACAAGTAA
- the cysK gene encoding cysteine synthase A, giving the protein MNQAVSSTRLPGRGRIFNSITETIGDTPLVRLDKFAKEKGVVANLLAKLEFFNPIASVKDRIGVAMLEALEAAGKITPGKSTLIEPTSGNTGIALAFAAAAKGYKLILTMPETMSVERRKMLLLLGAELVLTEGPKGMKGAIAKAEELAQTIPDAVIPQQFENPANPEIHRRTTAEEIWNDTDGKVDIFVSGIGTGGTITGVGQVIKKRKPSLQVVAVEPEASPVLSGGQPGPHKIQGIGAGFAPKVLDTGIYDEVVKVSNDDAFANARLVARLEGIPVGISSGAVLQAATVVGRRPENAGKNIVVIIPSFAERYLSTALFEGLGG; this is encoded by the coding sequence ATGAACCAGGCCGTTTCCAGCACCCGGCTTCCGGGACGCGGACGCATCTTCAATTCGATCACGGAAACGATCGGGGACACGCCGCTCGTCCGTCTGGACAAGTTCGCGAAGGAGAAGGGCGTCGTCGCCAATCTTCTGGCCAAGCTCGAATTCTTCAACCCTATCGCCAGCGTCAAGGACCGCATCGGTGTCGCCATGCTGGAGGCGCTGGAAGCCGCCGGCAAGATCACGCCGGGCAAGTCGACGCTGATCGAGCCCACTTCCGGCAACACCGGCATCGCGCTCGCCTTCGCGGCGGCGGCCAAGGGCTACAAGCTGATCCTGACCATGCCGGAGACCATGTCCGTGGAACGGCGCAAGATGCTCCTGCTGCTCGGCGCCGAGCTGGTGCTGACCGAGGGCCCGAAGGGCATGAAGGGCGCCATCGCCAAGGCCGAGGAACTGGCGCAGACCATCCCCGATGCGGTGATCCCGCAGCAGTTCGAAAATCCCGCGAACCCCGAGATACACCGCCGGACCACCGCCGAGGAGATCTGGAACGATACCGACGGAAAGGTCGACATCTTCGTCTCCGGCATCGGCACGGGCGGCACGATCACGGGCGTCGGACAGGTGATCAAGAAGCGCAAGCCGTCACTGCAGGTCGTGGCGGTCGAGCCCGAGGCATCGCCGGTGCTCTCCGGCGGCCAGCCCGGCCCTCACAAGATACAGGGCATCGGCGCAGGCTTCGCGCCGAAGGTGCTCGACACCGGCATCTATGACGAGGTGGTGAAAGTGTCCAACGACGACGCCTTCGCCAATGCGCGCCTGGTCGCGCGGCTGGAAGGCATACCGGTGGGCATCTCCTCCGGTGCGGTGCTGCAGGCGGCGACCGTGGTGGGCCGCCGTCCGGAAAACGCCGGCAAGAACATCGTCGTCATCATCCCCTCCTTCGCCGAGCGCTATCTCTCCACGGCGCTGTTCGAGGGGCTTGGCGGCTGA
- the polA gene encoding DNA polymerase I, with protein sequence MKKGDHLFLVDGSGYIFRAYHALPPLTRKSDGLPVGAVSGFCNMLWKLMRDARNTDVGITPTHFAVIFDYSSKTFRNTLYPEYKANRSAPPEDLIPQFGLIRQATRAFNLPCVEMEGFEADDLIATYARLACEVGGDTTIVSSDKDLMQLVGPTVAMYDPVKDKRLGVPEVIEKWGVPPEKMVDLQALTGDSVDNVPGVPGIGPKTAAQLLEQFGDLDTLLARAGEIKQDKRRQSIIDNAEKARISRELVRLKNDIQVAEGLADLALQPPDGPRLIGFLKALEFTTLTRRVAEATGTEAAEIEPATIVVELAAEAHGPDVGAGVPAAAAEGPDESASASAMAPRDDVSRKKTGREGFFPEGLAASRAEAARANRVDTGAYACIRDAATLVSWVEEARSVGYVAFDTETTSLDPMQAELVGFSMATAPGHAAYVPLIHKSGAGDLLGGGLIEGQIPVRDALDIIRPLMEDRSVLKILQNVKYDLVMLQRHGLDIAPYDDTMLMSYVLDAGNGAHNMDTLSEKLLAHKTITFKEVTGTGRQAVTFDHVPLDRATAYAGEDADVTLRFWQVLKPQLVARGLVSVYERLERPLVTVLARMEQRGISVDRQILSRLSGELAQKAAAIEDEIYELAGEKFTIGSPKQLGDILFGRMGLPGGSKTKTGQWSTSASVLEDLATEGHELPRKIVDWRQLTKLKSTYTDALPGYINPASKRVHTSYALAATTTGRLSSSEPNLQNIPIRTAEGRKIRTAFIAEKGNKLISADYSQIELRVLAHVADIPQLRQAFADGIDIHAMTASEMFGVPVEGMPPEVRRRAKAINFGIIYGISAFGLANQLSIPREEAGAYIRKYFERFPGIRDYMEATKAFAREHGYVETIFGRRAHYPEIRSPNPSIRAFNERASINAPIQGSAADIIRRAMIRMDDALSAAKLSARMLLQVHDELIFETAEEEVEPTLPVIREVMESAAMPALALAVPLKVDARAADNWEAAH encoded by the coding sequence ATGAAAAAAGGCGATCATCTCTTTCTCGTCGACGGTTCGGGCTACATCTTCCGTGCCTATCATGCGCTGCCGCCGCTGACTCGCAAATCGGACGGCCTTCCGGTCGGCGCGGTGTCGGGCTTCTGCAACATGCTTTGGAAGCTGATGCGGGATGCGCGCAACACCGATGTCGGCATCACGCCGACCCATTTCGCCGTCATCTTCGACTATTCGTCGAAGACTTTCCGCAATACGCTCTATCCTGAATACAAGGCCAATCGCAGCGCGCCGCCCGAGGATCTGATCCCGCAATTCGGCCTGATCCGGCAGGCGACGCGCGCCTTCAACCTGCCCTGCGTCGAGATGGAGGGTTTCGAGGCCGACGACCTGATCGCCACCTATGCCCGGCTCGCCTGCGAGGTGGGCGGCGATACCACCATCGTGTCCTCCGACAAGGATCTGATGCAACTCGTCGGTCCGACCGTGGCCATGTACGATCCGGTCAAGGACAAGCGCCTCGGCGTGCCGGAAGTCATCGAGAAATGGGGCGTGCCGCCGGAGAAGATGGTCGACCTGCAGGCGCTGACCGGCGACAGCGTGGACAACGTTCCCGGCGTGCCGGGCATCGGCCCCAAGACGGCGGCGCAGCTTCTGGAGCAGTTCGGCGATCTCGACACGCTGCTGGCCCGCGCCGGCGAGATCAAGCAGGACAAGCGCCGGCAGTCGATCATCGACAATGCGGAAAAGGCGCGGATTTCGCGCGAGCTGGTTCGGCTGAAGAACGATATCCAGGTTGCAGAGGGGCTTGCCGATCTCGCGCTGCAGCCGCCGGACGGGCCGCGCCTGATCGGCTTCCTGAAGGCGCTCGAATTCACGACCTTGACCCGTCGCGTCGCCGAGGCGACCGGAACGGAAGCCGCAGAGATCGAGCCCGCGACGATCGTGGTAGAACTGGCCGCCGAGGCGCATGGCCCCGATGTAGGCGCCGGTGTTCCTGCGGCGGCCGCAGAAGGCCCGGACGAAAGCGCTTCCGCTTCGGCGATGGCGCCGCGCGACGATGTTTCCCGAAAGAAAACCGGCAGGGAAGGCTTTTTCCCCGAAGGACTCGCCGCATCCCGCGCCGAAGCCGCCAGGGCGAACAGGGTCGACACAGGCGCCTATGCCTGCATCCGCGATGCGGCGACGCTGGTCTCGTGGGTCGAGGAGGCGCGTTCCGTCGGCTATGTCGCCTTCGACACCGAAACCACCTCGCTCGATCCGATGCAGGCAGAACTCGTCGGCTTTTCGATGGCCACCGCGCCCGGCCACGCGGCCTATGTGCCGCTGATCCACAAGTCGGGCGCCGGCGACCTACTGGGTGGCGGCCTGATCGAGGGTCAGATTCCGGTGCGCGATGCGCTCGACATCATCAGGCCGCTGATGGAAGACCGCTCGGTCCTGAAAATTCTCCAGAACGTCAAATACGATCTGGTCATGCTGCAAAGGCATGGCCTCGACATCGCGCCTTATGACGACACCATGCTGATGTCCTATGTGCTCGACGCTGGCAACGGCGCCCACAACATGGACACGCTGTCGGAGAAGCTGCTCGCCCACAAGACGATCACCTTCAAGGAAGTGACCGGGACCGGCCGCCAGGCTGTCACCTTCGACCATGTGCCGCTCGACCGCGCCACCGCCTATGCCGGTGAGGACGCGGACGTGACGCTGCGCTTCTGGCAGGTGCTCAAGCCGCAACTCGTCGCCAGGGGCCTCGTATCGGTCTACGAACGGCTGGAGCGCCCGCTTGTTACCGTTCTCGCCCGCATGGAGCAGCGTGGCATCTCGGTGGATCGTCAGATTCTCTCTCGTCTTTCCGGCGAGCTTGCGCAGAAAGCGGCCGCGATCGAGGACGAGATCTACGAGCTCGCGGGCGAAAAATTCACCATCGGCTCGCCGAAGCAACTCGGCGACATATTGTTCGGCCGCATGGGCCTGCCGGGCGGATCGAAGACCAAGACCGGTCAATGGTCCACGTCCGCGTCGGTTCTCGAGGACCTTGCCACCGAAGGGCACGAACTGCCCCGCAAGATCGTCGACTGGCGGCAGCTCACCAAGCTGAAGTCGACCTATACCGACGCCTTGCCCGGCTACATCAATCCCGCGTCGAAGCGCGTTCACACGTCCTACGCGCTGGCCGCCACGACCACCGGCCGCCTGTCGTCCTCGGAACCTAATCTCCAGAACATCCCGATCCGCACGGCCGAAGGCCGCAAGATCAGGACCGCCTTCATCGCGGAGAAGGGCAACAAGCTGATCTCGGCCGACTACTCGCAGATCGAGCTGCGCGTGCTAGCCCATGTCGCCGACATCCCGCAGCTTCGGCAGGCCTTCGCGGACGGTATCGACATCCATGCCATGACCGCCTCCGAAATGTTCGGCGTGCCGGTCGAGGGCATGCCGCCTGAGGTCCGCCGCCGCGCCAAGGCGATCAATTTCGGCATCATCTACGGTATCTCCGCCTTCGGCCTCGCCAACCAGCTTTCCATCCCGCGCGAAGAGGCGGGCGCCTATATCAGGAAGTATTTCGAGCGTTTCCCGGGTATCCGGGACTATATGGAGGCCACCAAGGCGTTTGCCCGCGAGCACGGCTATGTCGAGACGATCTTCGGCCGCCGCGCGCACTATCCCGAGATCCGCTCGCCGAACCCGTCGATCCGCGCCTTCAACGAGCGCGCCTCGATCAACGCCCCGATCCAGGGATCGGCGGCCGACATCATCCGCCGCGCCATGATCCGCATGGACGATGCGCTCTCCGCGGCGAAACTCTCGGCTCGCATGCTGCTCCAGGTGCATGACGAGCTGATCTTCGAGACGGCCGAGGAGGAGGTGGAACCGACGCTGCCGGTCATCCGCGAGGTCATGGAGAGCGCGGCCATGCCGGCTCTGGCGCTCGCCGTGCCGCTGAAGGTCGATGCTCGCGCCGCCGACAACTGGGAGGCCGCGCACTAG